Genomic window (Arcobacter aquimarinus):
AAATAATCAATTGCAAAATGCACATTTCCTAAACTTTCACCTTTTATTCCAAGTTTTTTAGGAGCCCAAACACCAGTTCCTATGAATATTGCATCAAAGCCATCTCTTTGTAAATCATCTATAGTTATATTTTTCCCAATCATTATATTTTTTCTGATTTTTACACCTAATTTTTTTAGATTTTCTTCTATTTTATCAATGATTGTTTTATCAAGTCTAAAATCTGGAATACCATATCTTAAAACTCCACCTATTTGATTATTTCCTTCATACATTGTTACATTGTAACCTTTTATTGCCATCATCATTGCTAAGCTAATTCCAGCAGGTCCTGAACCAATAATTGCAAGATTTCTTCCATTTTGAACTGGTTTTTCAAACTCTCTATAATTCATATAATAAGTTGAAATGTAGTTTTCGATTCCTCCTACATTTACAGGAGATAATTTTTTATTTAAAACACAGTGTCCTTCACAATGCTTTTCATGAGGACATACTAAAGAACAAATAATAGATAAAGGATTATTATTAAAAACCATTTCTCCAGCTTCTTTGATATTTCCACTTAAAAAAAGTCTTATCATATCTGCTATTGGAGTTCCTACAGGACAACCTTTTTGACATTTTGGTTTTTTACAGTCTAGGCAAGTTTGGGCAGAATTTATAATATGTTGCATTTTCATACTCTCAAATTTTTTTCTAATTATAACAAATAAATTAAATTTAAAAATTAATTTTACTAAATAAGTTTAAATTATATTTAAAAAGGATTTTACATTGTATAATCTTTTATTTAACAAATAGTTAGCTATTTAAGGATATAATATTATAGATTATGTAAAAAGGTTTATCAATGTCTCTTGCTCGTAAAATACTTTTTTTGCTTGTATTTTTTATTTTTTTAAATATTTATTCTATCTACGGATTTGATTACAATAGTTATTTTGAGGAAAAAAGCAACACGATTTCTTTTGTAAAAAGTGATGATAATTTTCTTGATAAAATTAAAAATTATTTTAAACAAGAAGAAGAGAGCAAGTTTCTTGAATTGGTTCTTGAAAAAAAGAGTGGTGTAGTTGTTATGAGTGGAGTATTTCCAAAACAAAATGATGCACATAAAATTGCAGATTTATTAGATGTAAATAGAGAAGGTGATTATAAATATGAAGAGAATATAATCATAGATGAGCATTTAATTACTGAATTAACTAATTTAATTACTCCTTTTAAAGATTTTTTTTCTGATGATTCAAAAATTGTTGTTAGTAATAATGAAGTGATATTAAAAGGTGAGTTAAAAGATGCTAATTACAAAGAACTCCTAAATACTATTATCTCAAGAATGAATATAGATATTAAAAATGAATTAAGTGATGAAATAAAAGCTGAAGAAGTTATTGTTTTAAATAATGAAGAAGAAAAAGTTGAAGAAAAAATAGAAACACCTGTTGTTGAAGAAGTAGTTGAAAGTAAAGTAGTTGATATTAAATCACAAATTGAAGAATTACAATCAAAAATCAATAATATTTTATTAGAGAAAAAAATTACTTTTGAAAGAAGAAGTACAGAACTTACAGCTGATTCAAAATCTGTTGTTGAAGATATTTCAAAAATTTTAAAAGAATATCCTACTCTTAATTTTGAGATTGCAGGGCATACAGATTCAAGAGGAAATGATGATTTAAATAAAAAAATCTCTCAAGATAGAGCAAATAGTGTAAAAAATCTATTAATCTCTTTTGGTATTGATGAAAATAGAATAAAAGCTGTAGGTTATGGAGAGGAGTTCCCTATTGCTAAAGATGACGAGAATGGTTTATCAGAAACAAATAGAAGAGTAGAATTTAATATTTTAGGAGAATAGATTAATGTTTGAGGTTGCATCACAAATAGTTATAAATTTGCTAATTGCTTGTTTTATAGGTTTTCTTGCTGGTTATATAGTAGCAAAATCAAGAAGTTCTAAAATTAAAGCAATTAGCAATGAAAAAAGTGAGAATTTTATTGATGACCCAAAAGTAAGAACATCTATTAATCCTATATTTAAAAAAGGTTTTTCTGTTGATAATAAACCTTTAGTATTAAGTTTCCCTAAATCAACTGGAAAAGATAATCTTAAAAAAATAAAAGGAATTAATTCACGAATTGAAGCTGAATTGAACAATTTAGGTATTTATCATTTTGAACAAATAGCAAAATGGTCTAATAAGAATTGTGATTGGATTGAGGCTTTTTTAGATATTCCAGGGTCTATAAAAAATAATCAATGGCTTGATCAAGCAAAAATCTTACAAACAGGTAATGAAACAATCTACAGTCAAAAAGTTGTAGATGGAGAAATCGAAGTAGATTAATCTATTCCGAAATCTTAACCACGTATCTACCTACAGCTTTTCCTGAAAGAAGTTGCTCATAAGCATCTTTTATCTCATAAAGTGAAATCTCATTGGTCATATTAGTTAAATTATTTACTTTCCATCTACTGGCTAATTTTTCCCAAGCAGTTTGTTTTTTCTCTAATTTACACTCAACTGAATCAATCCCTATTAATCTAACACCTCTTAAAATAAATGGAAAAACATTAGTGTTTAATTCATGAGATGAAGTTAATCCGCAACAAGTTGCTACACCGTCATATTTTATTTGTTTTAAAGCTGCTGCTAGAATATCTCCACCAACTGTATCCACAACTCCTGCATATTTTTCAGCTAATAAAGGTTTTGTTGATGTTGATAAAAACTCTTCTCTAGAGATAATTTGTGTTGCACCTATTCTTTTTAGGTATTCATATTTTTCACTTTTACCTGATATTGCAATTACGTTATAGCCTAATTTACTTAAAATTGAAACAGCAATAGAACCAACTCCTCCTGTTGCACCTGTTACTAGTATATCTCCATTTTCTGGTTTTATATGATTACTAATTAGTTCATTTATACTCAAAGCAGCTGTTAAACCAGCTGTTCCAAATGTCATAATCTCTTTTTCTGTAATAGCATCAGGAATTCTAGCAACCCACGATGCTGGAACTTTTACAAATTGTGCATGTCCACCATCTGTGTTCATTCCTAAATCATAACCTGTAACTAAAACTCTTTCTCCTACTTTAAAAATAGTTGATGTTGTTTCATATACTGTTCCTGCAACATCAATTCCTGTAATATGTGGAAAATTTTTTGTTACTCCTGGATTTCCTATTGAACTTAGTGCATCTTTATAATTTAAAGATGAATAAGTTACTTTTATAACTATTTCATCTTTTTCTTGGCATTTTGGAATAGGTAAATCTTTTACTTCTGAAATAAACTCTTTATCTTCAGTTTTTTCAACTACAAAAGCTTTCATAAATTTTCTCCTTAACTCATTTACTTCAACTATAACTTTAGCTAAAATATAACAAAAGAACAAGAACTATCTTTTAAGAAAGGTACAGACTAAAAAGATAGTTTTGGAGGTTAAATGTCTAAAAGTGATTTTGAAAAATGCCCTGTAGAAACGGCAATTGATTTATTGACAGGTAAATGGAAAATCTTAATAATTTGGTATTTAAAAGATGAAAAAAAAAGATTTAGTGAGCTTGAAAAGTTATTACCAAAAGCAACACAAAAGATGTTGATTCAAAAATTAAGAGAACTAGAAGCAGATGGTTTAGTAAATAGAGAGGTTTATCCTGTTGTTCCACCAAAAGTTGAATATTCTTTAACTGAATACGGAAAGAGTTTAAAACCTATTTTAAAACAGCTTTATTTATGGGGAGAAACTCATAAAAATAGAGTTAATTAATTTTATATTCTAAAGGAAGATTATATTCAATAAACTCTTTTTTAATATTCTCATCAAAAGGTTTATATTTTTTTGTTTCAATTATTGTATTTATTGCAGCTTCATCTAATCTATTTTTATTACTTGAAGATTCTAATTTTATATCAAAAAAAAGTCCAGATTTAGCCACTTTAAAATTAATTATTACTATACCTTGTTCTTTTAGTTTTTTAGAAATATTGGGATAAATTTTATTTTTACTTATCTCTTCTCTTAATTTTCTTCCATATTCATCTATGAATTTTTGTTCTTCTAAGTCATCTTTTGGATTTTCTGTTAAATTTATTTGATTATTTTGACTACTTTGTTTTTGTTCTTCAATTTTTGATGATTTTTCTTGTTTTTCTTTTATTTTAGGATTGTTTTTTGGTTTTAAATTTTTTGTTTTAGGTATATTTTCTTGTTTTTTTTCAACTTTTTTTTCTTTAATAGGTTCTATTCTTTTTATTATTTTTTCTGTTTTTTCTATATTTTTTTCAATAGTAATTTTGGATAGATTTATTTCTATTAGATTTTTTGTATTTGTTGATTGAGTTTTGTAAATTTGATGGTTTTTATAGTAAAGAAATAAAAATAGATGTAGTAATAATACAAATAGAAAAGATAGTGAAATTATAAATTTATTCATCAATTTATAATTAATTTTTTAATAAATCTCTTAAACTATCTTTTGGATTTTTTCCATTTATTATGTGAT
Coding sequences:
- a CDS encoding NAD(P)-dependent oxidoreductase, which encodes MQHIINSAQTCLDCKKPKCQKGCPVGTPIADMIRLFLSGNIKEAGEMVFNNNPLSIICSLVCPHEKHCEGHCVLNKKLSPVNVGGIENYISTYYMNYREFEKPVQNGRNLAIIGSGPAGISLAMMMAIKGYNVTMYEGNNQIGGVLRYGIPDFRLDKTIIDKIEENLKKLGVKIRKNIMIGKNITIDDLQRDGFDAIFIGTGVWAPKKLGIKGESLGNVHFAIDYLKTPKAYDLGKKVVVVGAGNVAMDVARTAIRNGARDVSIMYRKGEENMPAERIEIEHAKIDGVKFNLYKSPIEFTENGIKYENTKEDDTSEGFEKADTILIAISQTARDLIVRHNSGLSLGENGLLQSDENGVTTRDGVFASGDVVTGARTVVEAVAFSKRVAISIEEYINNLPPKNKAC
- a CDS encoding OmpA family protein, whose protein sequence is MSLARKILFLLVFFIFLNIYSIYGFDYNSYFEEKSNTISFVKSDDNFLDKIKNYFKQEEESKFLELVLEKKSGVVVMSGVFPKQNDAHKIADLLDVNREGDYKYEENIIIDEHLITELTNLITPFKDFFSDDSKIVVSNNEVILKGELKDANYKELLNTIISRMNIDIKNELSDEIKAEEVIVLNNEEEKVEEKIETPVVEEVVESKVVDIKSQIEELQSKINNILLEKKITFERRSTELTADSKSVVEDISKILKEYPTLNFEIAGHTDSRGNDDLNKKISQDRANSVKNLLISFGIDENRIKAVGYGEEFPIAKDDENGLSETNRRVEFNILGE
- a CDS encoding YhdH/YhfP family quinone oxidoreductase — encoded protein: MKAFVVEKTEDKEFISEVKDLPIPKCQEKDEIVIKVTYSSLNYKDALSSIGNPGVTKNFPHITGIDVAGTVYETTSTIFKVGERVLVTGYDLGMNTDGGHAQFVKVPASWVARIPDAITEKEIMTFGTAGLTAALSINELISNHIKPENGDILVTGATGGVGSIAVSILSKLGYNVIAISGKSEKYEYLKRIGATQIISREEFLSTSTKPLLAEKYAGVVDTVGGDILAAALKQIKYDGVATCCGLTSSHELNTNVFPFILRGVRLIGIDSVECKLEKKQTAWEKLASRWKVNNLTNMTNEISLYEIKDAYEQLLSGKAVGRYVVKISE
- a CDS encoding winged helix-turn-helix transcriptional regulator — encoded protein: MSKSDFEKCPVETAIDLLTGKWKILIIWYLKDEKKRFSELEKLLPKATQKMLIQKLRELEADGLVNREVYPVVPPKVEYSLTEYGKSLKPILKQLYLWGETHKNRVN
- a CDS encoding energy transducer TonB translates to MNKFIISLSFLFVLLLHLFLFLYYKNHQIYKTQSTNTKNLIEINLSKITIEKNIEKTEKIIKRIEPIKEKKVEKKQENIPKTKNLKPKNNPKIKEKQEKSSKIEEQKQSSQNNQINLTENPKDDLEEQKFIDEYGRKLREEISKNKIYPNISKKLKEQGIVIINFKVAKSGLFFDIKLESSSNKNRLDEAAINTIIETKKYKPFDENIKKEFIEYNLPLEYKIN